The Rhizobium sp. WSM4643 genome contains the following window.
AAAAAGGGAAAAGCGGCCTTCAGGCCGGCCCCATCGAGAAGGCGAGTCTCGACACCGAGCGAGATGGCGGCCTGTCGGGTTCTCTCGAGATAATCGCTCTGCGTCGGCGCGACGACGGCACAGCCGACCTCGCGATAGAAGTCGATGCCACTGTCGCGAGCGATCTCGCCATAACGGCCGATCGAACGGTTGGCGAGTAGGGCCCAATTGCGGTCGGGATCGATGGTACGGGTGATGCGCCCCTCGTCGTAATGGCTGGCGAAGACGCCCTGATGCGCCTTGCGGTCATCAGGCTCGTCCGGACCGATCACTGCGACACCGTCCACTTGCCGCGCCAGATGCCGCGCCGCCGCTGCCCCCATGAGCCCGCGGCCGACGACGATATATTTGAAATCGACTGCCATGCTTTTCGTCTCTACGACGCCGCCTGTCTTTTCAGACCCGCAAAGGACGCTGCATCATCTTGAATTGCTGCGAAGACCGGCGTCAGTTCGCCGCCGAAATCCTGATCGCCGAGCCGTCCTTCCGCCAGAAGTACCGCTCCCAGCCGCCCGAGTTCGTCGGAGGATTTGGCCGCGACGAAATTGCCCCCAGTCAGCACAGCGACGCGTGGCGACTGCGTAAATCCGGCATAGGGATAACCGGTCGGCGTGAAATTGGCCACGCAGGGCGCCGAAGTCACGCGGCAGCCGGCTAGCTCCGGCATCAGCTGCAAGGCAATACGCGAGAGATGATCGCGCTCGGCAGCACTGCCGTCGGAACGGAACCACGCGCCGGCATCCTCCAACCTCTCGAAGCAAAGCGGCTCGGTGTCGCCACCGAGTTTCAGATAGGTCTTGCCGTCGGGATAACGCACCGGCGGCAGGATATAGATGTGATCCTCTTCCCGGTCACCGAGCACGATCGTCGACGGCATATCGCCGAAAATCGCCATCTCGCGCTCGCCGATTTCGTAGAAAGCGACGGTGCGCGCCATAACCCTGGTATCGACGGGACGCGGCAGCAGGGCATGGAAATTGCCAAAACCGCCGGCGGCGACCAGCACACGTTCGGCGCTGTAACTTCTGCCGCCGGCCGTCACCTCTACATGGGAACCGGCGTCGTGCACGGATGTCGCGGTTGCCTCGATAAGCGAGACACCACCCTGTTCGGCAAGCTTGATCTGCGCCCGCACCAGCGCCCGCGGATTGATGTGGCCGGCGCGCTTACGCTCGAAATATCCGCTAAAATCAGGGTCAAAGGCAAGATAGGGAAAACGTTGGGGAAGCTCCGGCGGTGTGATGGTCTCGATATCGCTGCCGAGCGACCGGCTGACGGCCAGTGCCCGGTTGATATAGTCCTGCTCGTCCGTCGGGGTCGGACCGGCAAAGAGGCAACCGACCTCCGAATGGAAGGAAATGCCGCTCCTTGCCTCGACCTCGCCGTAGCGGTCGAGCGCGCGGGCGGCGAAGGTTCCCCAGGCAAGATTGCCGTCGAAAGTGCGGGTGATGCGCGCTTCGTCGTAGTGGCTGGCGAAGACGCCGTGATGGGCCTTGCGCTGGTCCGGCTCACGCGGGCCGATCAGCGCAATGCCGTCGGCCATCGAGGAGAGATGCCGTGCGGCGGCGGCACCCATCATGCCGCATCCGATGATGATGAACCTGAAATCGACTGCCATATCCCACCTCGTTTCAAGGCGGGATATCACGGCAAGCGTGCTGATTCATATCCGTAAAAATGCCGCAAGGGAATATCGTCCCGACGCGACTGGCTATGCTCAGTCGAGCATCGCTAGGACCTTGCCGCAATAGGTCTTCGACACCGGGTTCATGCGCGTGGCGGCATGACCGGCATTGTATTTTAGGATGGTGTTGCAGGTCTCGCCACCACCGAGATCATGGGCGGCAGCCAGATATTTCATGCCGTACTTGATGTTGGTTTCCGGGTCGAACAAGCCCTTGGCGCTGCCGGAATAGCCCATCATGCGGGCAGTGGCAGGCTTTATCTGCATGAGGCCGATTTCACCGTGGCTGCCGCGCGCATTCGGATTGAAATTGCTTTCGATGCGGATGACCGCGGTCGCAAGCGCAACCGGTACATTATATTGGTTCGCATATTTGCTGATCAGTGCGGAATAGTTATTGCCGGAAACATCGGCGACGGGATAGCCGCTCTGGCGCTCGACCGTCTTCAGCGGGCGTTCCGCCGTCTTGAGCGGACGCTTCGCGGGCTTGACCGAACGCTCCGCTTTTTTCAACGGACGCTCTGTCTTCTTCGAAGGACGCTCGACTTTCTTCACCGGCGCATCGGCTCGCACACCCCAACCATTCGCAAAGGCAAAGCTATTTCCCGCCAGCACCATGCCAACGCATGTTGCAGCAACAACAATCAGTTTTCTCATGTAGTCTTGAACACTCCGACCCAAAGAATTTCCGGACGGCGCGCCTCGCTGTCATAATGAATACCAGATCAAGGATGGATCTGGATTCGCGGTAATTCTTATCGTTTCATATAGCGCCCGCGGTTTAACTTGAAAACAACCCCCGGCACCGCTTAGCGGCGTTCTTAGACCATCGTAATGCGGAGATAATAGGGAAATGATGTGGCGAGGCGGTTTTCTCGCCGGTCGCCAAAAAACCGTCCTGATATCCGGCTCTTCCGGTCAGGAATAATGCGGCAACGCCGACAGCAACCGGTGCAGCGTGTCGATCGTCGAGAAATCGGCAATGCCATCCACCCGTTCGGGCCGGAAATGGCGCTGGAAAGCTTCCACGTCGCCTGCCGTTTTTTCGGAGAATTCACCCGTGATTTCAGTGCTGTAACCATAAAGAGACAGCATCGATTGCAGCGCTTCCACAGGTTGGCCGGTATCGCCGCGCTGGAAGAAGCGCCCACCGGTGATCGTTGCCGGCTCGACCCAGTGGCCGATGCCTGCCCGGTGGAGCTCGGCCCAGGGGAATTTCTCACCCGGATCGACCTTGCGGATCGGGGCGACATCGGAATGCCCGAGCACCCGTTCCGGCACGATCGACCAACGTTTGACACAGTCGCGACACAATTCGATCACCGCGGCGATCTGCTCTTTCGGATAATCAGGGAGCCCGCCGGGATGGCCGGCATTGGCGATCTCGATGCCGATCGACAGCGAATTGATATCGGTCTCGCCGTGCCAACTGCTTTTTCCCGCATGCCAGGCACGTTGCATTTCCGGCACGAGCTGCACCACCTCGCCGTTCTCATGCACGAAATAATGGCTGGAAACCTGGCTCTCGGCGCGACAGAGCCAGTCGAGCGCACCATCTGCCGTCGGCATGCCGGTATAGTGCAGCAGGATCATGTCGGGACGGCGCCCATCCGCCCGTTCGCCATGGTTCGGCGAAGGCTGCACGCGGGCGCTTCTGCAGTCGGCCTCGAAAGAGGTCATGCGGCGCGGCGTTCCTTCTCGATCGCCTCATAGGCCGCGTTCAGCGCCGCCATGCGCTCATTGGCGATCACATGGAATTCCTTCGGCACGCCACGCGAGATCAGCCGATCGGGATGATGTTCGCTGACGAGGCCGTAGTAACGGCGGCGGATGGACGGGAAATCATCCGAAGGCGAGACGCCGAGCACCTTGTAGGGATCGCCGCCGGACGAGACGTGGCGGGCGGCAATCTGCTCGAAGCGGGTCTCGCTCATCTGGAAGATCTCACCGATATGGCGCAGAAAATACAGTTCCTTCTCGTGGATCAGCCCGTCGGCCTTGGCGATGTGGAAGAGGCCGTCGAGCACGTCTTCCAGCACCGTGCAATTGGCCGCACAGGTGACGCACAGCGTGGAGAGTCGTTCGGCATAGGCTTCGTAGCCGGCAACGTCTTGGCGCGCGAGGTTATAAAGCCTGGCGACGTTCTTTGCCTGATCCTGCGGGAATTCGAAGATTTCGCGAAAGGCTTCGACCTCCTTCTCGCTGACGATGCCGTCGGCCTTGGCCATCTTGGCCGACAGCGCGATGATCGCCACGGAGAAAGCCACCTTACGCCGGGTCTCGGGATCGCCTTCGAAAACCGTGCGGATAGCCTCGACCACCGCAGACAGCGCATTGCCTGCAGTATTGCCAATGGCATTCAACAGTTTTTCCCAGAAGGACATCGAAAATCTCACACACTTGTCAACTTATAGGCAAACAGCTTGACCAAAGAATCGCAGCCTTTGCAAGGCGACTATTGGTCGTAGGGCCGAACACAGTTTTCACGATTTGGTAATTGTCGCACCGCAGCAAACGTTTCATCGCGCCCGCTTCATCTCGTATAAGGCGCCTGGCCGGCAGTCGCCGGCATCGCCCGGCACGTGGACTCCGGTGCGCGCGACGGAAATTTCCACAACAGTTCTCGGCAAGCAGATTGGGCTTGAAACGATTATATCGTACTTCCAGTCGCCTTTGCAGTCCAACGCGGCAGAAAGGCGCGCTTTTCGTAAATTCTTTACTTTACAGGCCCCTTTCCCTGCCGCATCCATGCGCTAGGTAACGCCGCCGCACCAAAAACGCCATAGGAGGGATCATGGCCAAGCAGAAAGTCGCAATGCTGACCGCCGGAGGCCTGGCGCCTTGTCTCTCTTCCGCTGTCGGCGGCCTCATCGAACGCTACAGCGACGTCGCGCCCGATCTCGATATCGTCGCCTACAAGTCGGGCTACCAGGGTGTGCTCATCGGCGACAGCCTCGAGATCACCCGCGAGATGCGCGAAAAGGCGCCGCTGCTGCACCGCTATGGCGGCTCGCCGATCGGCAATAGCCGCGTCAAGCTCACCAATGCCGCCGACTGCGTCAAGCGCGGTCTGGTCAAGGAAGGCGAGAACCCGCTGCGGGTCGCCGCCGAACGCCTTGCCAATGACGGCATCACCATTCTCCACACGATCGGCGGCGACGACACGAACACCACGGCCGCCGACCTTGCTGCCTACCTCGCCGCCAACGGCTACGATCTGACCGTCGTCGGCCTGCCGAAGACTGTCGACAATGACATCGTACCGATCCGCCAGTCGCTCGGCGCCTGGACGGCCGCCGAAGTTGGCGCGCATTTCTTCGACAATGTCGGCAACGAGCAGACGGCCGCGCCGCGCACTCTCGTCATCCACGAGGTGATGGGCCGCCATTCTGGCTGGCTGACGGCCGCCACCGCTCGCGCCTATCTCCAGCGCACCAGCGGCAACCAGTATGTCGATGGCCTGATGATGAACGCACATCTGAAGAGCATCGACGCCGTCTACCTTCCTGAGATGGCCTTCGACCTCGACGCTGAGGCCGCCCGTCTGAAGGAGAGCATGGACCGCAACGGCCACGCTACCGTCTTCGTCTCGGAAGGCGCCTGCCTCGACGCCATCGTCGCCGAGCGCGAAGCCGCCGGCGAGACCGTCAAGCGCGACGCCTTTGGCCATGTGAAGATCGACACGATCAATGTCGGCGCCTGGTTCCAGAAGCAGTTCGCCAATCTCTTGAACGCCGAGCGTTCCCTCGTGCAGAAATCGGGCTATTTCGCTCGCTCCGCGCCTGCCAACGGCGACGACCTCAGGCTGATCCAGAGCATGGTCGATCTCGCCGTCGAAAGCGCTCTCAATAAAATCTCCGGCGTCACCGGGCACGACGAAGGCCAGAACGGTAAATTGCGCACTATAGAATTCCCGCGCATCAAGGGCGGCAAGACTTTTGATCTTTCGACGGGATGGTTTGCCGAAGTCATGGACAATATAGGCCAGAAATACAAAGAAGCGTGATTGACGGATGGTTAATATGATGTCTTTGCTTATTCCTGAGGAATAGGAGGAGACACCATGTCACTTGAAGCTTGGCTCGCTTTTGCGGCTGCATCCGCCATCATGCTGGCCATACCGGGACCGACGATACTGCTCGTCGTTTCCTATGCGCTCGGTCATGGACGCAGGACGGCGTTTGCGACGGTGAGCGGCGTGGCGCTTGGTGACTTCACGGCGATGACGGCTTCTCTCTTCGGTCTCGGCGCCGTTCTGGCCGCCTCCGCGACCCTCTTCACCGTCTTGAAGTGGATCGGCGGCGCCTACCTGATCTGGCTGGGAATCAAGCTCTGGCGGGCTCCCATCATCGGCGAACCGGTTGCCGACAACGACAATCTGCCGGAGGAGAAGTCGCTCAAGATCTTCCTCCACGCCTATGTCGTCACCGCCCTCAATCCGAAGAGCATCATCTTCTTCGTCGCTTTCGTGCCGCAGTTCCTCAATCCGGCCCTGCCCTTTGTCGGGCAGATGGCGATCATGGAAGCGACCTTCCTTGTACTGGCGATCCTCAACGCCTCCACCTACGCTTTTCTCGCCCATACCGCGCGCGGATTGATTCGCAAGGCGAGCATCCAGCGCGCCGTAAACCGCACCGGAGGCACTCTGCTGATCGCTGCAGGTGCCGTAACGGCCGGGTATCGCCGTATTGCAGCCTAGAAATATTCCGTGGTTGCCGGAATGTCACGAATAGGTTAATGGGGTCACCAGGGCTTAAGGTTTTTAGTAACTTTTATACGCTGCCGGGGCGGCGCGATTTCACGAAAGTGGCGGAATGGTAGCGATCGGATTATGCGGCCTGAAACGCAGTCTTGTCGTTTCCACGATACTCTGCGGCATGATAACGGGATGTGCGAGCGTCGAATACACGTCCCAGGCCGAACTGACCGCTGTCCAGACCGTCGTGCCGATGCCGAAACCCGGCGAAGATGCAACACTCGCCGCGATCCCGACAGCCGAAGGTGCAGCCGTGGCCGACGCCACCATTCCCCAGGCATCATCCTCCTCCCTGACCGCAACGGCGATGCCGGCCGTGACAGCTTCTCAGCCTGGCGATCTTACAATGCAGCCGGCAGCCTATGCGCAGATCCCGCTGACGCCCGAGATGACGGCGATCCAGTCCGTCGTGCCGACGCCGCGTCCGGGAACGCCGGCACAGCCGACGACGCAGCTTGCCTTTGCCGCCACACCGCAGAACAGCGCGCTTGCAGCACTGGCCGCAGTCGACACCACGCCGCGCGCCAGCATGGACTACGGTTTCGACGAATCCGGGCCGATCGATCCGCCGACGGCGCCACCGATGTTCAGCGATGACGACAAAGACGATGCGCCGACGGTCGAGAAGAGCTTCGTCACCAAGCTCATCGCCAAATATTCGAAGCTCTACGAAATTCCCGAGACGCTGCTCCACCGCATCGTCCATCGCGAGAGC
Protein-coding sequences here:
- a CDS encoding NAD(P)/FAD-dependent oxidoreductase, which translates into the protein MAVDFRFIIIGCGMMGAAAARHLSSMADGIALIGPREPDQRKAHHGVFASHYDEARITRTFDGNLAWGTFAARALDRYGEVEARSGISFHSEVGCLFAGPTPTDEQDYINRALAVSRSLGSDIETITPPELPQRFPYLAFDPDFSGYFERKRAGHINPRALVRAQIKLAEQGGVSLIEATATSVHDAGSHVEVTAGGRSYSAERVLVAAGGFGNFHALLPRPVDTRVMARTVAFYEIGEREMAIFGDMPSTIVLGDREEDHIYILPPVRYPDGKTYLKLGGDTEPLCFERLEDAGAWFRSDGSAAERDHLSRIALQLMPELAGCRVTSAPCVANFTPTGYPYAGFTQSPRVAVLTGGNFVAAKSSDELGRLGAVLLAEGRLGDQDFGGELTPVFAAIQDDAASFAGLKRQAAS
- a CDS encoding lytic transglycosylase domain-containing protein, translated to MRKLIVVAATCVGMVLAGNSFAFANGWGVRADAPVKKVERPSKKTERPLKKAERSVKPAKRPLKTAERPLKTVERQSGYPVADVSGNNYSALISKYANQYNVPVALATAVIRIESNFNPNARGSHGEIGLMQIKPATARMMGYSGSAKGLFDPETNIKYGMKYLAAAHDLGGGETCNTILKYNAGHAATRMNPVSKTYCGKVLAMLD
- a CDS encoding N-acetylmuramoyl-L-alanine amidase: MTSFEADCRSARVQPSPNHGERADGRRPDMILLHYTGMPTADGALDWLCRAESQVSSHYFVHENGEVVQLVPEMQRAWHAGKSSWHGETDINSLSIGIEIANAGHPGGLPDYPKEQIAAVIELCRDCVKRWSIVPERVLGHSDVAPIRKVDPGEKFPWAELHRAGIGHWVEPATITGGRFFQRGDTGQPVEALQSMLSLYGYSTEITGEFSEKTAGDVEAFQRHFRPERVDGIADFSTIDTLHRLLSALPHYS
- a CDS encoding J domain-containing protein, whose amino-acid sequence is MSFWEKLLNAIGNTAGNALSAVVEAIRTVFEGDPETRRKVAFSVAIIALSAKMAKADGIVSEKEVEAFREIFEFPQDQAKNVARLYNLARQDVAGYEAYAERLSTLCVTCAANCTVLEDVLDGLFHIAKADGLIHEKELYFLRHIGEIFQMSETRFEQIAARHVSSGGDPYKVLGVSPSDDFPSIRRRYYGLVSEHHPDRLISRGVPKEFHVIANERMAALNAAYEAIEKERRAA
- a CDS encoding pyrophosphate--fructose-6-phosphate 1-phosphotransferase, whose translation is MAKQKVAMLTAGGLAPCLSSAVGGLIERYSDVAPDLDIVAYKSGYQGVLIGDSLEITREMREKAPLLHRYGGSPIGNSRVKLTNAADCVKRGLVKEGENPLRVAAERLANDGITILHTIGGDDTNTTAADLAAYLAANGYDLTVVGLPKTVDNDIVPIRQSLGAWTAAEVGAHFFDNVGNEQTAAPRTLVIHEVMGRHSGWLTAATARAYLQRTSGNQYVDGLMMNAHLKSIDAVYLPEMAFDLDAEAARLKESMDRNGHATVFVSEGACLDAIVAEREAAGETVKRDAFGHVKIDTINVGAWFQKQFANLLNAERSLVQKSGYFARSAPANGDDLRLIQSMVDLAVESALNKISGVTGHDEGQNGKLRTIEFPRIKGGKTFDLSTGWFAEVMDNIGQKYKEA
- a CDS encoding LysE family translocator; translation: MSLEAWLAFAAASAIMLAIPGPTILLVVSYALGHGRRTAFATVSGVALGDFTAMTASLFGLGAVLAASATLFTVLKWIGGAYLIWLGIKLWRAPIIGEPVADNDNLPEEKSLKIFLHAYVVTALNPKSIIFFVAFVPQFLNPALPFVGQMAIMEATFLVLAILNASTYAFLAHTARGLIRKASIQRAVNRTGGTLLIAAGAVTAGYRRIAA
- a CDS encoding lytic transglycosylase domain-containing protein; its protein translation is MVAIGLCGLKRSLVVSTILCGMITGCASVEYTSQAELTAVQTVVPMPKPGEDATLAAIPTAEGAAVADATIPQASSSSLTATAMPAVTASQPGDLTMQPAAYAQIPLTPEMTAIQSVVPTPRPGTPAQPTTQLAFAATPQNSALAALAAVDTTPRASMDYGFDESGPIDPPTAPPMFSDDDKDDAPTVEKSFVTKLIAKYSKLYEIPETLLHRIVHRESRYNPKAYNKRGYFGLMQIKYNTAKSMGYDGAPGGLFDAETNIKYAAKYLRGAWLVSDNKEDDAVRLYARGYYYDAKRKGMTDIAQGNY